From Amycolatopsis sp. YIM 10, the proteins below share one genomic window:
- a CDS encoding MoxR family ATPase has protein sequence MTQPKSAEVYELLARNVQQVIRGKPEVVRLAITALLAEGHLLVEDVPGLGKTTLARCLARSVGGSFSRIQFTPDLLPGDITGVMVYHQKEERFEFHGGGIFANVVLADEINRGTPKTQSALLEVMAERTATVDSVRHEVPHPFIVVATQNPIEMEGTYRLPEAQLDRFLMRLSVGYPDLDAEILVIMSDCAGISPEDLPAVVDLGRLKEAIAEVRASHIDREVCAYAARLAAATRTHAAIRYGASPRGSISLVRAAQAYAATAGRLFVTPDDIKDVAKPVLAHRLVLTADAELNQRGAEEVLDEILAAVPVPSVNASGR, from the coding sequence GTGACCCAGCCGAAGTCGGCCGAGGTCTACGAACTGCTCGCCCGCAACGTGCAGCAGGTGATCAGGGGCAAGCCGGAGGTGGTGCGGCTGGCCATCACCGCGCTGCTCGCCGAAGGCCACCTGCTCGTCGAGGACGTGCCCGGCCTTGGCAAGACCACGCTCGCCCGTTGCCTCGCGCGCAGCGTGGGCGGTTCGTTCAGCCGGATCCAGTTCACGCCGGACCTGCTGCCGGGCGACATCACCGGCGTGATGGTGTACCACCAGAAGGAGGAGCGGTTCGAATTCCACGGCGGCGGCATCTTCGCCAACGTGGTGCTCGCCGACGAGATCAACCGCGGTACCCCTAAAACCCAGTCCGCGCTGCTCGAGGTGATGGCAGAGCGCACCGCGACGGTGGATTCGGTGCGGCACGAGGTGCCCCACCCCTTCATCGTGGTGGCCACGCAGAACCCGATCGAGATGGAGGGCACCTACCGGCTGCCCGAGGCCCAGCTCGACCGGTTCCTGATGCGGTTGTCGGTCGGGTACCCGGATCTCGACGCCGAGATCCTGGTGATCATGAGCGACTGCGCGGGAATCAGCCCCGAGGACCTGCCCGCCGTGGTGGATCTCGGGCGCCTGAAGGAGGCGATCGCGGAGGTGCGCGCGTCGCACATCGACCGCGAGGTGTGCGCGTACGCGGCCCGGCTCGCGGCGGCGACGAGGACGCACGCCGCGATCCGTTACGGGGCCAGCCCGCGCGGCAGCATCTCGCTCGTCCGCGCGGCGCAGGCCTACGCCGCCACCGCCGGCCGCCTCTTTGTCACCCCGGACGACATCAAGGACGTGGCGAAGCCGGTACTCGCGCACCGCCTCGTGCTGACCGCCGACGCCGAGTTGAACCAGCGCGGCGCCGAGGAGGTCCTCGACGAGATCCTGGCGGCCGTCCCGGTTCCGTCGGTCAACGCATCGGGACGGTGA
- a CDS encoding fibronectin type III domain-containing protein produces MARGRGRGRWRGRSPLVITAVAVTTAVGLAVSGAAKPDGGIDFFQSGHWVFSNLLGTVFHIDGASRNVDAQLGLPGADPGSQVVQGETGGYVVGGNRIIEFGKSDLAVEKTITPPADERPVALEVAGGPYLVYRQAGQIVRLGDAMLTVPAGGKLGEPVATTGGDLWLHHTESNAICELARDADRLDCPANAPSGHTGGLTTVADHPVFIDTSTDTVHPIEEDGLGEGTALGVDAPPTARFASTDVGGRIAVLDGAGKRMHLVDATPAKASPVTVNLPDGDYADVASSGQSVVLLDRAKNHVHTYDRDGKPRKSTPVPPSKPRLSKGEDSRVYVDSDDGGHVLVVDNDGAVNPVEVTREKQPAPPVQPPPETQPQPETQPQPPVQQRTPPPAKPKPQPQQPEKPVTPPAKPASPPGAPPGVKATAGNAAITVNWGAASPNGGAVSNYHIAWTSSAGSGEKTVGGGVRSTTLSGLDNGTTYVITVTAQNSAGRGAGAKSAGVTPSAPKSITISRGTPEAYKDECSLPDCALIRVVAKGFDPGSRVRFTPHANSSYTNEGKTMEIDPDGTETFEAFHFGQVGRTVWVTADGIESNRIIWEEG; encoded by the coding sequence ATGGCGAGGGGACGGGGCCGGGGCCGGTGGCGTGGTCGTTCGCCGCTGGTGATCACCGCGGTGGCGGTCACGACCGCGGTCGGCCTCGCCGTGTCCGGCGCGGCCAAGCCGGACGGCGGGATCGACTTCTTCCAGTCGGGCCACTGGGTGTTCAGCAACCTGCTCGGCACCGTGTTCCACATCGACGGCGCCAGCCGCAACGTCGACGCGCAGCTCGGCCTGCCCGGCGCCGATCCGGGCAGCCAGGTGGTACAGGGCGAGACCGGCGGTTACGTGGTCGGCGGCAACCGGATCATCGAGTTCGGCAAGTCCGATCTGGCCGTGGAGAAAACGATCACCCCGCCCGCCGACGAACGGCCGGTGGCACTGGAGGTCGCGGGCGGGCCGTACCTGGTGTACCGCCAGGCCGGGCAGATCGTCCGGCTCGGTGACGCCATGCTGACCGTGCCCGCCGGTGGCAAGCTGGGCGAACCGGTGGCCACCACCGGTGGTGATCTCTGGTTGCACCACACCGAAAGCAACGCGATCTGCGAGCTGGCGCGTGACGCCGACCGGCTCGACTGCCCGGCGAACGCGCCCAGCGGGCACACCGGCGGCCTGACCACCGTCGCCGACCACCCGGTTTTCATCGACACCTCCACCGACACCGTGCACCCGATCGAAGAAGACGGACTCGGGGAAGGCACCGCGCTCGGCGTCGACGCACCGCCGACCGCACGCTTCGCCTCGACCGACGTCGGCGGCCGGATCGCCGTGCTCGACGGGGCGGGCAAACGCATGCACCTGGTCGACGCCACACCCGCGAAGGCTTCGCCGGTCACCGTCAACCTGCCCGACGGGGACTACGCCGATGTCGCGTCCTCCGGTCAGTCCGTGGTGCTGCTGGATCGCGCCAAGAACCACGTGCACACCTACGACCGCGACGGCAAGCCGCGCAAGAGCACGCCGGTCCCGCCGAGCAAACCGCGGCTGTCGAAAGGCGAGGACTCGCGCGTGTACGTCGACAGCGACGACGGCGGCCACGTGCTGGTGGTGGACAACGACGGCGCGGTCAATCCGGTCGAGGTGACGCGCGAGAAGCAACCCGCGCCGCCCGTGCAGCCGCCACCGGAAACCCAGCCACAGCCGGAAACCCAGCCGCAGCCGCCGGTTCAGCAGCGCACGCCGCCCCCGGCGAAGCCGAAACCCCAGCCGCAGCAGCCGGAAAAGCCGGTCACACCACCGGCAAAACCGGCCAGCCCGCCGGGTGCACCGCCCGGGGTGAAGGCGACAGCCGGGAACGCCGCGATCACGGTCAACTGGGGTGCCGCGTCCCCGAACGGCGGTGCCGTGTCGAACTACCACATCGCCTGGACCTCCAGCGCGGGCAGCGGCGAGAAGACCGTCGGCGGTGGTGTCCGGTCGACCACGCTCAGCGGACTGGACAACGGCACCACCTACGTGATCACGGTGACCGCGCAGAACTCGGCGGGCCGCGGCGCCGGTGCCAAGTCCGCGGGCGTGACCCCGTCCGCGCCGAAGTCGATCACGATCTCGCGGGGCACGCCGGAGGCGTACAAGGACGAGTGCTCGCTACCCGATTGCGCGCTGATCCGGGTGGTGGCCAAGGGTTTCGACCCCGGCAGCCGCGTCCGGTTCACGCCGCACGCCAACTCCTCGTACACCAACGAGGGCAAGACCATGGAAATCGATCCGGACGGAACGGAGACCTTCGAGGCGTTCCACTTCGGACAGGTGGGCCGAACGGTGTGGGTCACCGCGGACGGCATCGAATCGAATCGCATCATCTGGGAGGAAGGGTGA
- a CDS encoding sensor histidine kinase KdpD: MKSVSAERLRRLRVLLTLLFTTLNAAGLILLAWLVVQSDSAYGEQLLDGELNRVTSTSARLVQYGDGIVTDYIGKDVLSDQCPQFAVLPGGAKPFAPYYSARNCIEVDRARLDQLATQTVTANRVLHTYENDGDVRVRTEALRNESGQNIGAVVAWSDARGVAADHQRLVLSVAGGCLVLIAAVALAGHALAGRALRPAAAALEQQELLLAETAHDLRTPVAALRALAETALRHPDQRAELLPRTVRLAGRMGGIIDGLLVRARLAAGVEQLAIQPVWLDQLVTALVEETPHEGARVTVTAAATKVSADPALLQRAIGNLLDNALRYGKQPDQPAIVHITVAGGRVTVADHGPGIDASLTDDAFDRFSSGGGSSGLGLAIVSWVAQSHGGTLTVYNAEEGGAIFELALPVIRD, encoded by the coding sequence GTGAAGAGCGTTTCCGCGGAACGACTCCGCCGCCTGCGCGTACTGCTGACCCTGCTGTTCACCACGCTGAACGCGGCCGGGCTGATCTTGCTCGCGTGGCTGGTCGTGCAGTCCGACAGCGCGTACGGCGAACAACTGCTGGACGGCGAACTGAACCGCGTCACCTCCACCTCCGCCCGGCTGGTCCAGTACGGCGACGGCATCGTCACCGACTACATCGGCAAGGACGTGCTGAGCGACCAGTGCCCGCAGTTCGCCGTGCTCCCCGGTGGCGCGAAGCCGTTCGCGCCGTACTACAGCGCGCGCAACTGCATCGAAGTGGACCGCGCCCGACTGGACCAGCTCGCGACGCAGACCGTCACGGCGAACCGCGTGCTGCACACCTACGAGAACGACGGGGACGTACGCGTGCGCACCGAGGCGTTGCGCAACGAGTCCGGTCAGAACATCGGGGCCGTGGTCGCCTGGAGCGACGCGCGTGGGGTCGCCGCCGACCACCAGCGGCTGGTGCTGAGCGTCGCGGGTGGGTGCCTCGTGCTGATCGCCGCGGTCGCGCTCGCCGGGCACGCACTGGCCGGCCGGGCGCTGCGACCCGCCGCGGCGGCGCTCGAACAGCAGGAGCTGCTGCTCGCCGAGACCGCGCACGACCTGCGGACCCCGGTCGCCGCGCTGCGCGCACTGGCCGAGACCGCGCTGCGGCATCCCGACCAGCGCGCCGAACTGCTGCCGCGCACGGTCCGGCTGGCCGGCCGGATGGGCGGCATCATCGACGGGCTGCTGGTCCGCGCGCGGCTGGCGGCCGGGGTGGAGCAGCTGGCGATCCAGCCGGTCTGGCTGGACCAGCTGGTCACCGCACTGGTCGAGGAGACCCCGCACGAGGGCGCGCGCGTCACCGTGACCGCGGCGGCGACCAAGGTCTCCGCCGATCCAGCGCTGCTGCAACGGGCCATCGGCAACCTGCTGGACAACGCGCTGCGGTACGGGAAGCAGCCCGACCAGCCGGCGATCGTGCACATCACGGTGGCCGGCGGCCGGGTCACCGTGGCCGACCACGGGCCGGGGATCGACGCCTCGCTGACCGACGACGCCTTCGACCGGTTCAGCAGCGGGGGCGGTTCGTCCGGGCTCGGCCTGGCGATCGTGAGCTGGGTGGCGCAGTCGCACGGCGGCACGCTCACCGTCTACAACGCGGAGGAGGGCGGGGCGATCTTCGAGCTGGCCCTGCCGGTCATCCGCGACTGA
- a CDS encoding response regulator transcription factor has product MTATGQARVMVVEDDEDLRVAVAAELRAAGLDVVVADDLAGAGRVPPPLACAVYDRMLPDGDAITHVHQRRQSGWAVPVLFLTARDTLADRVDGFSHGGDDYLVKPFAPGELTARVLALCRRAGAGRPSVLRHADLEVDCARREVRRGGVLLTLSGKEFAVLEYLAARPEQAVPRAELLEHCWDAEADPMSNVVDVVVRRLRRKLREPELIHTVRGRGYRLAAS; this is encoded by the coding sequence ATGACAGCAACAGGCCAGGCGCGGGTGATGGTCGTCGAGGACGACGAGGATCTCCGGGTTGCGGTCGCGGCCGAGCTGCGCGCGGCCGGGCTCGACGTGGTCGTGGCGGATGACCTGGCCGGTGCCGGGCGGGTGCCGCCGCCGCTGGCCTGCGCGGTGTACGACCGGATGCTGCCCGACGGCGACGCGATCACCCACGTGCACCAGCGGCGGCAGTCGGGCTGGGCGGTGCCGGTGCTGTTCCTGACCGCGCGCGACACGCTCGCCGACCGCGTCGACGGCTTCTCCCACGGCGGGGACGACTACCTGGTCAAGCCGTTCGCGCCGGGGGAGCTGACCGCGCGGGTGCTGGCGCTGTGCCGCCGCGCGGGTGCCGGGCGGCCATCGGTCCTCCGGCACGCCGACCTCGAAGTGGACTGCGCGCGCCGCGAAGTCCGCCGGGGCGGGGTGCTGCTCACGCTCAGCGGCAAGGAGTTCGCCGTGCTCGAATACCTGGCCGCCCGTCCGGAGCAGGCGGTGCCGCGCGCCGAACTGCTGGAGCACTGCTGGGACGCCGAAGCCGATCCGATGTCCAATGTGGTCGACGTGGTGGTCCGGCGGTTGCGGCGCAAACTGCGTGAACCCGAGCTGATCCACACCGTGCGCGGCCGCGGCTACCGGCTGGCGGCCTCGTGA
- a CDS encoding BTAD domain-containing putative transcriptional regulator has protein sequence MLFRVLGPLEAQTPDGAVLELGARKPTTVLATLLLNPNGWTSVAQLIGATWHEQAVPASAEANLKTYIWQLRRALPGDRIESRPGAYRLRVDRGELDTDLAAEAVRAAKQALADGNADEAARRYTEALARWRGRPFDGLDPEFAEPVLTRLAELRHELRIGLADAWLAGNRFSDAIALLHELVDEDPLREGAWARLVRALLRAGRRDEAVSAFGRARTLLSAELGIEPGPELNAAFAEALEPAGRRRCDDLPRDLPTLTGRESELDALRSRRRHGGPVPVLVVDGMPGVGKTALAVRFAHEVAADYPDARLFVDLRAHAPLSAEDALARLLRAAGVPDSAIPAELDERAALWRGELAGRRVLLVLDDATDAAQVTPLLPGTEGCLVLVTTRNRALAVEGTRGLTLAPLDAWSAAEMFRTEVGDWRTDAEPAAVAELVGLCGGLPAVLRTAAARLRSRPQWTVGRLVARLAADGLPGMTELLEPSCRRLTEPERRLFTGLGRYAEVDVRLAAKLAGLSRAEAGRALEALADRHLLDPRAGEVYACHPAVRSVAATGLPARVA, from the coding sequence GTGCTGTTCCGGGTGCTGGGGCCGCTCGAGGCACAAACGCCGGACGGGGCTGTGCTCGAGCTGGGGGCCAGGAAACCGACCACGGTGCTGGCCACCCTGCTGCTGAACCCTAACGGCTGGACCAGTGTGGCTCAGCTGATCGGCGCGACCTGGCATGAACAGGCCGTGCCCGCTTCGGCCGAGGCCAACCTCAAGACCTACATCTGGCAGCTGCGGCGGGCACTGCCCGGCGACCGGATCGAGAGCAGGCCGGGCGCGTACCGGCTGCGGGTCGACCGCGGGGAACTCGACACCGACCTGGCGGCCGAGGCGGTCCGGGCGGCCAAGCAGGCGCTGGCCGACGGCAACGCCGACGAAGCCGCCCGCCGCTACACCGAGGCGCTGGCCCGCTGGCGCGGCCGCCCGTTCGACGGGCTCGACCCGGAGTTCGCCGAGCCGGTGCTCACCCGGCTGGCGGAACTCCGCCACGAACTCCGGATCGGCCTGGCCGACGCGTGGCTCGCCGGGAACCGTTTCTCCGACGCCATCGCGCTGCTGCACGAACTCGTCGACGAGGACCCGCTGCGCGAAGGCGCGTGGGCCAGGCTGGTGCGCGCGCTGCTCCGGGCGGGCAGGCGGGACGAGGCCGTGTCCGCCTTCGGCCGGGCGCGGACCCTGCTGTCCGCGGAACTGGGGATCGAACCCGGTCCCGAGCTGAACGCCGCGTTCGCCGAAGCACTGGAGCCCGCCGGCCGCCGCCGGTGCGACGACCTGCCCCGCGACCTGCCGACGCTGACCGGGCGCGAGTCCGAACTGGACGCCCTGCGGTCGCGGCGGCGGCACGGCGGCCCGGTGCCGGTGCTGGTGGTCGACGGCATGCCCGGCGTCGGCAAGACCGCGCTGGCCGTGCGGTTCGCGCACGAGGTCGCCGCGGACTACCCCGACGCGCGGCTGTTCGTCGACCTGCGTGCGCACGCCCCGCTCTCCGCCGAAGACGCGCTGGCCAGACTGCTGCGCGCGGCCGGGGTGCCGGATTCGGCCATCCCGGCCGAGCTGGACGAACGTGCCGCGCTGTGGCGCGGTGAACTGGCCGGGCGCCGGGTGCTGCTGGTGCTCGACGACGCGACGGACGCGGCACAGGTCACCCCGCTGCTGCCGGGCACGGAGGGCTGCCTGGTGCTGGTGACCACGCGGAACCGGGCGCTGGCGGTCGAGGGCACGCGGGGGCTGACCCTCGCGCCGCTGGACGCCTGGTCCGCGGCGGAGATGTTCCGCACCGAGGTCGGTGACTGGCGGACCGACGCGGAACCCGCGGCGGTGGCGGAACTCGTCGGGTTGTGCGGTGGCCTGCCCGCCGTGCTCCGCACCGCCGCCGCCCGGCTGCGGTCACGTCCACAATGGACAGTGGGACGGCTGGTCGCCCGACTCGCCGCCGACGGCCTGCCCGGCATGACCGAACTGCTCGAACCGAGCTGCCGCCGGCTCACCGAACCCGAACGGCGGCTGTTCACCGGGCTCGGCCGGTACGCCGAAGTGGACGTGCGACTGGCCGCGAAGCTGGCGGGGCTGAGCCGCGCGGAGGCGGGGCGGGCGCTGGAGGCACTGGCCGACCGGCACCTGCTCGATCCGCGCGCGGGCGAGGTCTACGCCTGTCATCCGGCGGTCCGGTCGGTGGCCGCCACGGGTCTCCCGGCCAGGGTGGCGTGA
- a CDS encoding helix-turn-helix transcriptional regulator: MGVAILTRGNRELAGLLATATTEVLVLSTGSLALARPREVDRYNLRRGVAYRVLCPGEFALPPGAEIRTAPEVPTDALVVDRHFAVLPAERNGFAVFELPGVVSTTVELFERIWAVSPPRGEEQPSERERELLALLSSGSTDESAALRLGISVRTVRRTAADLMLRLGARSRFQAGARAADRGWLPAGTPEPAPVLSVGACAGGRGR; encoded by the coding sequence ATGGGGGTCGCCATCCTGACCCGGGGGAACCGGGAACTGGCCGGGCTGCTGGCCACCGCCACCACCGAGGTGCTGGTGCTGAGCACCGGTTCGCTGGCGCTGGCCAGGCCGCGCGAAGTCGACCGGTACAACCTGCGGCGCGGAGTCGCCTACCGCGTGCTGTGCCCCGGTGAGTTCGCGCTGCCGCCCGGCGCGGAGATCCGCACCGCGCCGGAGGTGCCGACGGACGCGCTGGTGGTGGACCGCCACTTCGCCGTGCTGCCCGCCGAGCGCAACGGGTTCGCCGTGTTCGAACTGCCCGGCGTGGTCAGCACGACGGTCGAGCTGTTCGAGCGGATCTGGGCGGTTTCCCCGCCACGCGGTGAAGAACAGCCGTCCGAACGCGAACGGGAACTGCTGGCGCTGCTGTCGAGCGGCAGCACCGACGAGTCGGCGGCGCTGCGGCTGGGCATCTCGGTGCGGACCGTCCGGCGGACCGCGGCGGACCTGATGCTGCGGCTCGGCGCGCGCAGCCGGTTCCAGGCCGGCGCGCGGGCGGCGGACCGGGGGTGGCTGCCCGCCGGTACCCCGGAACCGGCTCCCGTACTCTCGGTGGGTGCGTGTGCTGGTGGTCGAGGACGATGA
- a CDS encoding response regulator transcription factor: MRVLVVEDDEDLRTAVAAALRGTGFAVDAAADLPAADEALYVNSYDCVVFDRKLPGGDSLDYVRSRRQSGWAVPVLFLTAMDAVSERIAGLRDGGDDYVVKPFAVPELVARVGSLCRRAGAGPPPVLRRGDLELDTGRHEVRRGGVLLTLTGKEFTVLRLLLAADGQPVRRAELIRSAWDEMADPASNVLDVVIAQLRRKLRNPPLIHTVRNVGYRLDQ, from the coding sequence GTGCGTGTGCTGGTGGTCGAGGACGATGAAGATCTCCGGACGGCGGTGGCCGCCGCCTTGCGCGGCACCGGTTTCGCGGTCGACGCGGCGGCCGATCTCCCGGCGGCGGACGAGGCGCTGTACGTCAACTCCTACGACTGCGTGGTGTTCGACCGGAAGCTGCCCGGCGGTGACTCGCTGGACTACGTGCGGTCGCGGCGGCAGTCGGGGTGGGCGGTCCCGGTCCTGTTCCTGACCGCGATGGACGCGGTTTCGGAGCGGATCGCGGGCCTGCGCGACGGCGGGGACGACTACGTGGTCAAGCCGTTCGCCGTGCCGGAACTGGTGGCGCGGGTGGGGAGCCTGTGCCGCCGCGCGGGCGCCGGTCCGCCGCCCGTGCTGCGGCGGGGCGATCTCGAACTGGACACCGGGCGGCACGAGGTGCGCCGAGGCGGGGTGCTGCTCACGTTGACCGGCAAGGAGTTCACCGTGCTGCGACTGCTGCTGGCCGCGGACGGGCAGCCGGTGCGGCGGGCCGAGCTGATCAGGAGCGCGTGGGACGAGATGGCCGATCCGGCGTCGAACGTGCTGGACGTGGTGATCGCCCAGCTGCGGCGGAAGCTGCGGAACCCGCCCCTGATCCACACCGTGCGGAACGTGGGTTACCGGCTCGACCAGTAG
- a CDS encoding alpha-ketoglutarate-dependent dioxygenase AlkB: MSTELQGSLFDTAAEIGLRPLDAIERTTLGDGAWIDVLPGWLTGASELFERLVHEVPWYGEQRWMYERIVDVPRLLCFYEESQPLPHPVLTSARRELSAHYAAELGEPFRTAGLCYYRDGRDSVAWHGDTIGRGSTEDTMVAIVSVGAPRTLALRPRNGGEPVKRPLGHGDLIVMGGSCQRTWEHAIPKTSKPVGPRISIQFRPRGVR; the protein is encoded by the coding sequence ATGTCCACTGAGCTCCAGGGGTCTCTCTTCGACACCGCGGCCGAGATCGGGCTGCGCCCGCTCGACGCCATCGAGCGCACCACGCTCGGCGACGGCGCGTGGATCGATGTGCTGCCCGGGTGGCTCACCGGGGCGAGCGAGCTGTTCGAGCGGCTGGTGCACGAGGTGCCCTGGTACGGCGAGCAGCGGTGGATGTACGAGCGCATCGTCGACGTGCCGCGGTTGCTGTGCTTCTACGAGGAATCACAGCCGCTGCCGCACCCCGTGCTCACCTCCGCGCGGCGGGAGCTGAGCGCGCACTACGCCGCCGAACTCGGCGAACCGTTCCGCACCGCCGGGTTGTGTTATTACCGCGACGGCCGGGACAGCGTCGCCTGGCACGGTGACACCATCGGCCGCGGGAGCACTGAGGACACGATGGTGGCGATCGTGTCCGTCGGTGCCCCGCGGACCCTCGCCCTACGCCCCCGAAACGGCGGCGAACCCGTGAAGCGGCCGTTGGGCCACGGCGACCTGATCGTGATGGGTGGTTCTTGCCAGCGCACCTGGGAGCACGCCATCCCGAAGACGAGCAAGCCGGTCGGGCCGCGGATCAGCATCCAGTTCCGCCCGAGAGGAGTCCGCTAG
- a CDS encoding helix-turn-helix transcriptional regulator, whose product MSNQHAPKPHCGTKPTPITTPEGHRPDLGALLKQLREWAGATRQEAADILGCTTSKIGDLENARSNPKPAEAERLLERYAVPAAQRAQIMAHVRQRPRRTPRGTHSNSAVPPQLRRIVEFEAQAVAACYYSNELIPAPLQTKSYAEALISCTESNTAKVANLASFQADRARLLHEPSGRSPLRYRCFLGEAVLHTKIGNDAVMLEQLTHLRALATNLPNLELHLVPFGLGSHVLLGFSPTLYYFRKPAPPQLFSEAPGYRFTRHHAETTRRAIAAFDQLAATAPNRRDTVAQLARQLSATVMPGQLPQHR is encoded by the coding sequence GTGAGCAACCAGCACGCACCGAAACCGCACTGCGGTACCAAGCCCACGCCGATCACCACCCCGGAAGGGCATCGACCTGATCTCGGCGCTCTGCTCAAACAGCTCCGCGAGTGGGCGGGTGCCACCCGCCAGGAAGCGGCCGACATCCTCGGATGCACCACCTCGAAAATCGGCGATCTGGAAAACGCGCGCTCGAACCCGAAACCCGCCGAAGCAGAACGTCTGCTGGAGAGGTACGCGGTTCCAGCAGCTCAACGAGCACAGATCATGGCGCATGTGCGGCAGCGGCCCAGGCGCACACCACGCGGCACCCACAGCAATTCGGCGGTTCCGCCGCAGCTTCGCCGAATCGTGGAATTCGAGGCCCAGGCAGTTGCCGCCTGCTACTACTCCAATGAGCTGATACCGGCCCCGTTGCAGACGAAGTCCTACGCCGAAGCGCTGATCTCGTGCACCGAATCGAACACCGCCAAGGTCGCGAATCTGGCGAGCTTCCAAGCCGACCGCGCCCGTCTTCTCCACGAGCCTTCCGGCAGATCGCCATTGCGATACCGCTGCTTCCTCGGTGAGGCCGTACTACACACCAAGATCGGCAACGACGCCGTCATGCTCGAACAACTCACCCACCTGCGGGCCCTCGCCACGAACTTGCCGAACCTCGAACTCCACCTCGTGCCGTTCGGTCTCGGTAGTCACGTACTGCTGGGCTTCTCCCCGACGCTCTACTACTTCAGGAAGCCAGCTCCGCCACAACTCTTCTCCGAGGCGCCCGGATATCGCTTCACACGCCACCACGCCGAGACAACCCGACGAGCAATCGCGGCCTTCGACCAGCTCGCGGCAACGGCCCCGAACCGACGAGACACCGTCGCTCAACTGGCTCGCCAACTCAGTGCCACGGTCATGCCAGGGCAACTTCCACAGCATCGCTGA
- a CDS encoding helix-turn-helix transcriptional regulator, producing the protein MSQPYDDLPIGKRIFRERDRIGMSRAVLGGLVGKSGEWVKAVENGRLQVPRLQMLLRIADALGLKDLAVLTGNGYAVPVTVFAGDRHAALSEVRAALTEYRVTPTDRTPDVAHLAIRLRDAWMVRHSSPDHRTRLGTLLPGLIRDAQLAARTIRGDDRRDARRVLAGVYQLADFYVAYQPAPELVWMVADRALTEGQEADDPYVIAGGAWAMVQALRDSGRWDEAISLADDAAGQLRPYLESGPDDWRGMVGALEAEIAYVHARRGRHGDAWAHWERASEVAQRLGPGYRHTQSSFSQAVLGAHATTLGVELRRAGEALRAADRFDPDSIPSLARRSRHLIEIARAHHQRGEKAAAWALLNRSEQTASETIRYNGFAREMLLDLRKRPPSGLREDVLDLCDRVGIAS; encoded by the coding sequence ATGTCGCAGCCATACGACGACTTGCCCATAGGCAAGAGGATTTTCCGCGAGCGCGACCGGATCGGCATGTCCAGGGCAGTGCTTGGCGGGCTGGTCGGTAAGAGCGGCGAATGGGTAAAGGCCGTCGAGAACGGACGCCTCCAAGTTCCCCGCCTGCAGATGCTGCTGCGGATCGCCGATGCGCTCGGCTTGAAGGATCTCGCGGTGCTCACCGGTAATGGCTACGCGGTGCCGGTGACGGTGTTCGCCGGTGACCGGCACGCCGCCCTTTCCGAAGTGCGGGCCGCGCTCACCGAGTACCGCGTCACGCCGACCGACCGGACTCCGGATGTGGCGCACCTGGCCATCCGCCTCCGAGACGCATGGATGGTGCGACACTCCTCGCCGGATCACCGGACCCGCTTGGGCACCTTGCTGCCTGGCTTGATCCGGGACGCCCAACTCGCCGCGCGCACCATCCGCGGTGATGACCGACGCGACGCACGTCGCGTTCTCGCTGGCGTCTACCAGCTCGCCGACTTCTACGTGGCCTACCAGCCCGCCCCGGAGCTGGTGTGGATGGTCGCCGACCGGGCGCTCACCGAGGGCCAGGAGGCGGACGACCCCTACGTGATCGCCGGTGGCGCCTGGGCCATGGTGCAGGCACTTCGAGATTCCGGTCGCTGGGACGAAGCGATCAGCCTCGCCGACGATGCCGCTGGACAACTCCGGCCCTACTTGGAGTCCGGACCAGACGACTGGCGCGGCATGGTCGGCGCGCTCGAAGCGGAGATCGCCTACGTGCACGCGCGTCGCGGGCGGCATGGAGACGCGTGGGCGCACTGGGAGCGAGCCTCCGAAGTCGCACAGCGACTCGGACCGGGCTACAGGCACACGCAATCGTCGTTCTCCCAGGCTGTGCTCGGGGCGCACGCCACCACACTCGGAGTGGAGTTGCGACGCGCCGGCGAAGCGCTCCGCGCCGCTGACCGCTTCGATCCCGACAGCATCCCGTCCCTGGCGCGGCGCAGTCGGCACCTGATCGAGATCGCCCGCGCGCATCACCAACGGGGTGAGAAGGCTGCCGCCTGGGCGCTGCTGAACCGTTCCGAGCAGACTGCGTCAGAAACCATCCGGTACAACGGCTTCGCCCGGGAAATGCTGCTGGATCTGAGGAAACGACCGCCATCAGGTCTGCGGGAGGACGTGCTCGACCTCTGCGACCGGGTGGGAATCGCCAGTTAG